GTGAAATTTCGAAGTATCAAAATCCGGTCTACGAGATTGGCGAGTTGCGCGGGACTCAGAGACTCGATGATTTCCGACGACAAACGGAAGTCGTCGTCAAAGATGCGGGAAATCGAGCGGGTAGAATCGTTCCTTAGAATTTCCGAATCGCCGAACCTGCGCGTCGAGTTTTCCCGAACATTCCAACTGTCCTCGGCTgtccaatttttcgaatcgacGTCGATGTTACCGCAAGACAAAACGTAACTTACAAAATTCTCGTAGCTCCGATTGAACGGGTTTCCGGAAAAGAAAACCCGCTTGATTTTCGGAAAACGGACAATCGTTTCGACCTGGAATTCAGTTAGGCTGTTATTTTCCATGTTGACAGTTTCCAGGCTGGTAAAATCGCCCGAAAAGCTCAAGTTCCGCAGGAGATTGCTCGACAAATCGATGTAGGCCAGAATCGGCGAAGCTTTTGCGATCCTAGCCGTAAATTCAAGCCTCTGAATGACGTTGCGAGACAAGTCCAAGTACCGCAAGCTCGTCGAGTTTTCAAAAAAGTCCCTTGGTATACGGGAGATCGAATTTTGCGCAAGATTCAAGTGCGTTAGGTTAACCAAACCGCGGAAGGATCCTTCCTGAAGGACCTCGATGCCGCATTTGACCAAACTCATCCTCTGCACAGGCTTCAATTTTGCGAAGACGTCGGTTTTCAGGACCGGAATTGACGAATTCGTTATAACTACGTCGACGTCGTTTTTATAGTAGAACGAGAGCCGCTCGACGACACCGGGATCCGCGTTTCTGCAGAATATTTCGTTTCCGGTCCTGCGACAAGTGGCCTTTGAATTCGCCGAGTCGAATAAAATCCAGACGAGCAGTAAAACTCGGCGAATCATTTTTGCCGAGCTGTTCGAGAATACTGAAGAATAAAACGAATTCGCGAgtgtttatatatgtataatgatgCCAATGCTCTGAAAGATTTCACCGGAAACTTTAATCGCGGTTTCAGAATTCTACTTACGACGGGATTAATGTGGCTAGGAAAAATCGCTACGATGATTTTTCTGTTCCTCTTTCTTCCTGCCGAGACCTGATGTGACTAAGACGATCGGTAAAACACCGACGGGGAATTTGCAACGCGTAATTCGCAAAATTTAGAAGCCTGAAGACGTCACTGGACTTGCGGAATTCACCTGGCATCTCACAGTTATATTGTCAAATTTCTGCTCTCATTGTACTTGCGCGGTAGACAGGAATTCCGGAATTTCATTACTCGGCTGCTCGGAATTCGGCAGTTTGCAGGGGATTGCGTGCAGGATTAAACGACGGTTCCGATCGGCTTTAAGGATGCATCGCGTGTGCAGTTCGGTAgaacagtaataaaaaaaattgatgaaactgGGGCTCAAAAAATAGTTCTAAAATCAACCGATAGTTGAAGACAATCAAAATATgtgtatttgaatttaattctaacttggaaaattttctaattttttttttttttcaaatataaaattaaagatTGGTATTGTTAtcaatatatgtaataatatgaATTGTCATTCAACtgttaaatgaatattttacgtttttaattaattttcaaatataaatcaaACGGTCTTACTTAATTTTTGAGACTCGTGATAATCGTATATTTTATAGAAAGAGTATGAGTTATATCAACGATAACAAGATCTATCGAATTTAATTTAAGCTCATAAAATAATGAGAATCTatgaaacgatttttcgaaaactgaaaaaatttcactgctTGTGCCTCAAGTGAGGAAAAAACatgttattttgatttttatgaaaagtaGCATCCAAGACTTATTTTCGTCGCTGATAACGAATTTGAGGTCAAAATCCGGATTCAATGTAGCTAACCGAAATGCAAAAACGAATTCAACGACTTCGCTAACTCGTCGAAACATAGTTTACGAACAATTTGCAATTCAGAGGACGATTAATTGTTACCTCATTCAATtagaatatgtataaaaaaaaaaaaaaactagcaAAATTCGTATTCAAACGTAATTCATTCATCAATAGTTTCGTTTACATCACATTATCGTACCGCTTTTCGCTTgtagaattttattaaaaaaatttagatcacctgaaagaaaattcaagtttatcCAACTATGTTAATATTCTTccggaaataataatacaggAGTTATTATATCGGCAAGGACGACAGGTTTTATGGGCAAGGTTGCGACACTGACATGAATATCAGGACAACGCACCTTCGTTGTCGCCAGGTGTTTGAATACGTTCCCTTCTTCGTTTCTCTACGTTTACAGTGATCGTTGCACGACCTGGCCGCGGGCTATTTTCTCGTAAAAGATGCGTATTCTCTCTCTCAGTCTCAAATGTTTCATGAAATTCATCCGCTGCGATTTACTTGACAACTATTTGAGATTataagaattttaaataacaatCTAAATATCAGCAGTGaacaaattgtataaaaaattctgccTTTAGTTGCtgagatcattttttttttttgttttttcaatcgaaaaacgaaatgatTTCCAATtgctgatcaatttttttattcctcaaaACTGTCAAATgatctaaaaaaaaacttcgttTCCAACTATACTCAACTATCGTTAAAATCACACAACTTTTATTTACTCGCgctgacaatgaaattttaaaaacaagtCCGAGGtggacaaaaaatttctaaccgttttaattttcagatcACAGAGCGCCGATCACGATTTCGTTACGCGAAATCGAACGACGAAGCCTGCTCCAATTTTCATCGTAAATTTCAAACGCGTGTTATTCCAAACTCAATTATTTGTAACGCGTTGCAGTTTCGGTAAGAAATTGCGAAATTGCAAAAGCCAACGAGATTACAAATGAGGATAAAAGAAACGTGAAGGCGTCGTGCGTCGAACGCGATTCAACTGTTAAAAGTTTGTCGAAACTTTTCATCCTTcgcattgttttttttctcccgatTTTTATTTGTGTTCCGTAAAATTTAAACTAGGTCAATAGTATTTGCTTATCAACGAATTTCGAAACGTAACTTTATCAGCTCTCGTAATCGCTCGCTAAATTTCTCCCTAAACAAGGACGAATATTTGTCATTCAGGATTTGACGAAACTGCGACGAACGAAAGGAGTAAACGAGTCTTAAGCTTTACCGGAACCGGAAGTGTCGGGAATCAAAAAGGATCGCTTCCTCCGATCGGACGCCTGGATTTCAAGGGCTTTTGACAAAGGTTGGTGCCCCGAAGCCGGAGGGGGACTTTTGTCCAAGGTCTTTTCCTTCCTACGATCAAAACCGGCAAACCGCCTGCTGACCCTGGCCGGTATATAAGACTCTGAGTAAGACGATGCAGCGTTCAGTCAAGAAGCACACGAAAAGCATCGATCAGCATCGGTCAATTAATCGGTCCGTTAAACTATCattcaatatatatacatatatatatatatatagcataAGAATCATTTCACATCTtggagtgaaataaaataaaaccgGAGAAATAGAATctgtatgaagaaaaaaaaaaaggaatattgCATTTGTCGTGAAGTAAATTACGACGTGATGTCAAAAGCTGCTCGTTTGCGACTTCGGAATTAAAATCGTCGATGAAAGGATAATGGAAATTGTTATCGGTTAGCTTTGTTCCCGactcgttgaattttttttcttttctttttttttaaacaccgTTAGCCAGTTCTTTTTACTCTTTTactgcactttttttttgcggtGCATTCATTCGCGAGGATAGTTAATTGACCCGATAAATTGACGGCTTGAAGTTTTAATCCAGCAACGCTGCGGTGATCCGAaggatttcaatttattggGAGAACAAAGAGGCCcagaaaaataagaagcaCGATTTCTACTCCTCTCTAATTTATTCGAGTTTTTTATTTCGCCAAATCATGGCGACACTTTTTTCGGTTGAATCGAGtgtaaaagaattttatacatCGCGATAGTGTAAATTGAAGTGCAATTTAAGATAAACAGCTGTaattatacagggtgtcctattttttaaaatatgatcaaataaatcgataaatgaatattagattgaaaaatgtttcggaCAAAGTTGTTGCATGTGAAGTGGAACATCGGATGAGCGTTCTAGTTTTTGGGTCCGGGGCCTCTGATGTGCCAATTAAGGCCCAAAATTTAATTTGCGAATAGAACCTCTTGTTTTTCATTGCACTTTGTTATTTCTCTTCGTAAAGTGAGTAGTTTTAACTCTCGGTCGTTTGTtggttttcgttttcgaaCAGGCGCAAAAagttgttcaaaattttctcgtgAAAAGAGCGACAATACGGCAATCTTTGCGacgaatttaaaaatcaaacagaGTTCCACGCAACTCGTCGCAATTTCGATACATTTaagcatatttttaaaaatgtttataaattaCTAGAAGAagctttcataatttttctttcaatttgaatcgatcgttttatcggaaaaattattttgtacgaGATTTTGGAAAGAATTCGTAGATTTCGCATCGTTTTTTGATCCGAGATCACGAGTTTACTTGATTTCATTTCTGATTCAGAAATACGCGCGACGTAATCATGGGGATCTTCGTTTACGCTGTCGCATTTCTCCTCGCGCTTGTGGGAAGCGGTTTTGCCGCACCTCAGTTCATAGCGAACCCGGAAACGCCGTACGCTCATCCTGCGGTGCTGATAAACTCCCACATGGAGTCCCAGCTGCCGGAAGAACTGCGTAATCCATTTTACAAAAACCCCAGGATCGCTAATAGCCTTGCCAAGGAATCGTGGTTCGGCAACAAGGAAATGCAGGTCAGTCAAATGTCCgcgtttttcttcaaaatcattccccaaaatttttccactgagaaataaatttttctaaacaaaCTGGAACAAAAAGTCGCTTATCTCTGATTTTCTGTTAGCAAAGTAGcaggaaaattttccaatgcATACAAAATTGCGgaagttttttcaattaaaaaaaaaaaaatctaagatTCTAAGTTTAGTATTTTCAGAATCTGCttagaaataatatttgaattaaaGCTTGTTCAAAAGTCTAGAATTTGTCTGTTCAAAAACTATTGTAGAAAGATTATCGTAATTATCCATCTTCTAATTATTCTTCGAGTAAATTAAATgtacacacatttttttcacatcgatTAACGAAGAcccgtgaaattattttccaggTAATAGAAAGAGAGGCGGAAAAAATACCGAGGGAAAAGATATTCAGCGTGCTTCACAACGCGGGACTCgcacgaagaaaataaaagattgtTTTACTTTGGTATAAAAGTGATTTGAAGAacgttttgttttcatttattaaatatttttaaaattttttagtgaCGCGAAACTGTGACGATGTGCTTGTGTGCTTGTAGGACGTGCGAATGATTTTAATCTCATTATACTTTGTGCGAAAgaattctatttatttataaattaaattaactaaattattaatgatcgttgaataaattattatcgaagtaaaatgatgaaaaaggTACGTTTTATTACGTTCATTATTCGTTCCGTATTTACTGAGTCAATAATCAGAAGTTTACAATCTTTTCCGCGCCAATCAGATATAATTCGCGTATATAGAGATCTCGTAGTTTTTTCTGGCCCCTAACGTAACGCCACCAAAGACGCAGCAATGAAAGGCAGTTGCCATCAGCTTGTTGCTAAATTTCACACGTACTTTTAACGATTCGTCAAACGAAATATTGATATTGCggtaaattttgtaaaaataaaatatcaccgGAATTTTCAGTACTTGTGAATAACTTTTGAGGAGATTCCTGTCACTTTCTCTTGATTTCTCACCCAGCTCTTTGATATTCGTGACAAAACTACGATCAAAGAAAATCCGATTCGGAATAAAAGTCTTGATAAAATTTGCGTTTTGTAGTTTAAATTGTACGTCCGTTGGTGTTTCTTTAacacaaaaatataataaaacgttctgtttgtttaatttatcTCAGAgggatgaaaagtaaaataaattccaaaTCAAAGTTCGTttgaaatcgattgaaaaatatgagctttattgattataaatcttttttttttttactgtgcATTTTTATCGAATCGTCACGATAATCCCATCACGAGTTCCAAGCGTCGTGATATTCGTATATCTGCAATATCTGCAATAACCTGAAGCTAGGCATCGAAAGCTGGTTGAGCAAGAGACGGAGAGAACTGAGATGATGCTATAAGCGAATCGATGCATCTCGATAAGAGATTTGCCAGCGAATATCTTTGTGTTTGTGAATGAATAGacgatatatattatagaacAAGCGACGTTTATCCACAACGATGGCACTTCTGTGTTATATTGTAGAAAATGTACACGATGCGCTCTTGAGAAAGAGAcgaaagaacaagaaaagccctaagaagaagaagaagaagaagaagaagaagaagaagaagaagaagaaaaggaagttTACTTATTTAACTTGACCGCGCTTCGTGGGGATGCGATATAAAGGCTCATCGAGAGATGCGCATCTCGCAGATCATCGAGGCTCCTCAAGCCGCTCAGGAGGAGAATAGAATAGCGAAGGACCTCCTTCCCAGTCGCGAAAAGGTCAACAACAAAAGGTCAACCGGACGATCCGCAATATTAAAAGTTCTTCTGACCGTCGACGTagtatttttagaaaataaaaaccactTACTTGGTTCGTTAAAAACGaaacggaaaagaaaattaaacccGGAAACCATTTTTTAGAagagaaagaacaaaaaatctGTACCACCAATTTTCTCGTAAATTAGAAATGGAACTTTGTATGCTATTCGGTTTTTGTCTATATCTCGTTGCAACTGCACTGGAATCGGTaagttcttcatttttttaacgacgatATTTCTTtgatcgagaaaaaaagaaactgtgaCATTAATTGTGCGATTCGATCCTCCCGAATCTTGTTGACGTAATTTACGACGCAACTTTGACTgggttcttctttttttgttttatattttctttatctagtCTGAACCAAAAAACTGTCACCGTGAATTCAAATCTAACcagattttaaaatttgttttacacCGGAGTGCTGAcggatttttttgaaaaacaacaactcgctttttattattttagaaAACAATACCAACTTGAAAGATATATTTCCAGAGATCGAGAAGAATTACGAGTGTAGAGATAAACGTGAAACTGCACGTGGAGGTCGTGCATCGCTAGGAATAACATTATGGATActataaaaattcactttctCTGCATGATTCTCTGCACGATTTCCAATATGCGACGGTTCGGTTCGTGGCATCGTTCAATGACACTAACTCACCGCATTGCATACACActtgtaaaaatatacgtgCGGATATCGAATATATGTAACATTATATACGCGTTATTGCATGCCTAAAAACATATTACTCAacgtaacaaagaaaaaaacgaaagagtTTTTGTTGTTGCTCTGATTTTTtccgtcaattttttcatttcagaacGTAGAAtttgtgaataaaatcatgatTGTATTAGATCAGCTCTAGTTTTTACGTTATCGCAGCATTATAAGGAGGGGGATGTTTTCTAATATAATTACGACTTTATTCGCAAATTCTAAGTTCTCATCATCAAAATTGGCGGAAGAAATCAGGGCAACAAagaaaattctgttttttttaattgcaatttgttttttttttttttttttttttgtagtttatTCTTCCTTTTTGCCAGTGAAGGAATTCGACTAATCCATGCGATAAGAATCGTCGCTTATACTAACGAGGTGATCTGAAATTTGTATTCTCATCGGTTCATTGGCCTCGAATCTTATCATCAGCGTTCAACAAACACCGCTGAGAATGTGGATAAATTTGGCGaacgaattctttttttttttttttcccactatCGATAAACTCTAGACATGGAATTTTAAAGTTATCAGGTAAAAAGTTACGGTTCACGTATTATTTCGGTATTGTTTTTGACGCTGAAAGTTTGTCAGGCTTACATCATCTCGAAATATAATTCCgattgaaagaaacaaaaataataatcgatagAAGTCcctgaaaattgatttcaaaatttctaataCAATGCATTGCCGTTTTAAAATCGCCTCATTATGAGGATTGAATTCacacaagaaataaaaaatattaattcttgcatatgtgaaatgaaaaatctgtaataaTCCCGATTTggaattttccttttctttaaATCTCATCGAATTTTCAGGACGCCAAATCTCCTGACTCAAGATTCGATGAGAATTCGGACTCTCACGGACAGGATTCAGCGTTTTTCGAGGCACAATCGGGTTTGGAAGACGaagaaatttcggaaaaagCCCGAAGACCAGGTCTAGTAGATCCCGAAGTCGCTGATCAGCTGGAAGGAAACGGATGGCTGGACGTAATTCCTGGGACGCCTGGCAAGGACTATCCAAACTACGATGGAATTCCCGAAACCTCGTTCACGTGCCGAGGCAAAACACCCGGAGGCTATTACGCCGATATTGAAGCACGCTGTCAGGTACGAGGAGATTAATTTGAGAACGGACGATACGTGAAGTTGGGTGAAAACGTGTGTCGTAAGCGAAGAGCGAGAGcgcagaaatttcaaaattgtagcTAAAGGTGTCTCATCGTTAGTTAAGTTAGagcagatgaaaaaattcgtcccACCTGATTCAGAGAACGTGTTGAAGCGATTATCGTAATTTATAGATGACGAGAAGTTTGTATAATGgctcagaaaaaaatatgtttcttgtgaaaatgaaaaaatcttgatttttaATCAACCGATTTGGGGAGAATCGATTTACGAATACAAcgagttatttttcattgaaaccAGACGAGCAATTGCATGAAAAGTTTGGTTCAAAAATTGTGAGTaagatgcaattttttttacgtcgtAGATATGCTGTGTAATAAAGTTAACTTATTGTTAAGATTCTATTCGGGgttgacacattttttttttctttaaactgCAAGGAAGTTTTAGATCAAACTTAATAAGAAATCAGCTTCgaagagatttttttgaaacattattGACTATTTTGtcaagttttcatttcaaaaccTTTTTTCACCTGACTGTACATGTCCCGTAAATCTTTAATTACAGAcacaaaaataatactaaGCTAAAAACGGAACTgatgtattgaaaaatgattgtaaaattccacagcagtgaaaaatttgtacaaaaattcatcataatatcgtatcaaaaaattctgaGCGTCTTAAAGGGCTcgatttctgttttttattgGATATTTGTAAGGTTACCTCAAATCTTAGTTGGAagctatttttaaatttttagtcTTCCAATTTTCCAGTGTTTTATCCCCAATACTAGACTACCAAATAATGATTTTACActgaaatgaatatttcatgaaaagaaaaaaacattgcaaTGAAAATCTATCTTTTGTGATCGtcttaaaaaaatgtcgagtATTATTTCGTTTTATCAAATATCTTGTGAAATTATCTCCTAGCTAATTTTATCCTGAATCGAGTGTttgacgaaaagaaaaaacatcacAACGAAAGTTGAACATTATATCCATCAATTCCAATGACAAAGATTTCGACGAACAAAAAAACTAGTCTCGAAAAACCGTATCCTTGATAAGTTTCAGTCCAAACACCGTAAATCActggaattaaattttcacgtagGTTTTCCACGTCTGCAACACCGACGGTCAAAAAAGTTCCTTCATCTGCCCAAGCGGCAGTATATTCAACCAGAAATATTTCGTCTGCGATTGGTGGTACGACTTTGAATGCGACGACGCAACGGATCTTTATTCGCTGAACGAGAAGGTGAACCGAGGAGGTACAGGATCGGGTCCTGGAGGACCAGGCAGGACATCGGAGGAGGTCATCGAACCGCTGAACCTGCAGGAGGGAAATTTCGTTGCCGATGGTTTCGATCTCTCGCTTGCCGGAACGGGCGAAGGGGGTCCAGGATACTCGAGGAATGGAAAGAGTCGAGGATTTCAGAGCAAcgtggaggaggagggggaggagaagAATGCGGGAAAATTGGCTTCCGGTAAGGAGGCGGAAGGACGAGGCGAAAGGAAGTCAACCGCTTCGTCTTCTCCGGATAAAGATCGGCAATTCTACGCGGGGGAAAATTCCCGGGGTAATTATCGGGCCGGAAACGCGATCGAGGATCCCCGGGGAACGGCGGGGAATCCTCATTTCCGGAACGGAAGTCACCGCGAGGAATCAAACGGATTCAACGAAAACGTTGCCGGGGTTAACGACGGCTCGTATGACAATAATCAGCCTCGAGGAAGACGGTTTGAAGAGCGACGCGTTCGCCAGAGAAACCGGAAGTTCGGGGAGAAGAATTTCGATCGTCAAAGTGACGACAGGGACGATAAAAATCCCGTGGATTTTCACTCTGATAACAAGGAGAATCGAAGAggaggtgaaaatttttattcagatgGTTTTGCCCGGAACGAAAAGACGGAAATTACCCGTCAAAATATCCGCGCCAATTATCCGCGAGAGAATTCTTCGGACAGGGTTTCGaaaacggagagaaaaaatcaTCGGGACGATTATTTACTGGGCGTTGTTCGGGACGATGAGAAGAACGGAAATTCTAATCAGCAGAGAAGATATGTGccgattttgtaaaatatataacgaAAGATTTGAAATCGATAGAAAGAAATGgtatttgtataaatatatttgcgTTTGTAGAATTTCTTATTTGCGTATTTTTGTCGAAGCGATATAGCTTGAAATTAGCTGCTTCTTGTTTTTAATCGGAACATTTTCTTCGATCGATATCAATTATCGTAAAGACTAGGAAATATATTTGTGAAACTATATTCAAAACGAATCTCGCAGTTCACtcgattgcaaaatttattcacataattttttaccTGTACTCAATATCAAGTTCAATATCTTGttgatcgttgaaaaatataatattatgaataaaaatatgtggaaaatctaaaaattcaattaaacaCCGCTGGTATCGATCGATTAACAATCGTAGACGATAAAACGATGCTCGTTTATTTACATTCCATAGCTTATCCTGCGTGTCGACGAATCGAGAGTAACATTACGTTTTAACCTTTAATCTCTGCAGATATGTGATTAATTAAACATTTACAAGATTTTGTCAATGAATAAAAGGTGAGTATGCGAATTTGCAATACTTCAATTAAAAAGTTCAAGCTTTTCGTTGGTAACAACACGTGTTTTCGTTCATGAGTAAGCAATGTACGCAACAAGTCGGAGAATTTTTGATTCGACACCAGAAAAACCGagtggaaacaaatttttaaatgaaaaaaaaaaatcctcaagAAAATATCGATTTCAGAATATTTCTACTCACTCGCGACTCGTCGAGATTTCGTCGTCGGTTGATTCTCGTTCCAAACAGAAGCTGCCGACCGATGAGACGATGCTGCGAATGGGAAGATCCT
This region of Neodiprion fabricii isolate iyNeoFabr1 chromosome 7, iyNeoFabr1.1, whole genome shotgun sequence genomic DNA includes:
- the LOC124187127 gene encoding uncharacterized protein LOC124187127 codes for the protein MQRSVKKHTKSIDQHRSINRNTRDVIMGIFVYAVAFLLALVGSGFAAPQFIANPETPYAHPAVLINSHMESQLPEELRNPFYKNPRIANSLAKESWFGNKEMQVIEREAEKIPREKIFSVLHNAGLARRK
- the LOC124187121 gene encoding probable ATP-dependent RNA helicase ddx42, producing the protein MELCMLFGFCLYLVATALESDAKSPDSRFDENSDSHGQDSAFFEAQSGLEDEEISEKARRPGLVDPEVADQLEGNGWLDVIPGTPGKDYPNYDGIPETSFTCRGKTPGGYYADIEARCQVFHVCNTDGQKSSFICPSGSIFNQKYFVCDWWYDFECDDATDLYSLNEKVNRGGTGSGPGGPGRTSEEVIEPLNLQEGNFVADGFDLSLAGTGEGGPGYSRNGKSRGFQSNVEEEGEEKNAGKLASGKEAEGRGERKSTASSSPDKDRQFYAGENSRGNYRAGNAIEDPRGTAGNPHFRNGSHREESNGFNENVAGVNDGSYDNNQPRGRRFEERRVRQRNRKFGEKNFDRQSDDRDDKNPVDFHSDNKENRRGGENFYSDGFARNEKTEITRQNIRANYPRENSSDRVSKTERKNHRDDYLLGVVRDDEKNGNSNQQRRYVPIL